The following proteins are co-located in the Phocoena phocoena chromosome 1, mPhoPho1.1, whole genome shotgun sequence genome:
- the ADAM15 gene encoding disintegrin and metalloproteinase domain-containing protein 15 isoform X5 gives MRLALLWALGLLGAGSPLPSRPLPDIGGTEEKQARPERALNGSSEPQILQDNLTLSLAEALQTSLPEALRIKLELDGESHILELLQNRELVSGRPTLVWYQPDGTRVVSEGHTLENCCYHGKVQGHADSWVSVCTCSGLRGLVILSPERSYSLELGPGDLQGPPVISRLQDLLLPGHTCALSWPASVPTQAPPEQPLGQRHLLRWRRDVVTETKIVELVIVADRSEVQRYRDFQSLLNRTLEVALLLDTFFRPLNVRVALVGLEAWTQRDLIEISQHPGVTLDSFLRWRRTDLLPRLPHDSAQLVTATSFSGPMVGMAIQNSICSPEFSGGVNMDHSTSILGVASSIAHELGHSLGLGHDSPGNSCPCPGPAPAKSCIMEASTDFLPGLNFSNCSRQALEKALLGGMGSCLFERLSGLPSTASVCGNMLVEPGEQCDCGFPDDCTDPCCDYFTCQLRPGAQCASDGLCCQNCQLRPAGWQCRSTRGDCDLPEFCPGDSSQCPPDVSLGDGEPCAGGQAVCMQGRCTSYAQQCQALWGPGAQPAAPLCLLTANTRGDAFGSCGRSPDGSYVSCAPRDAVCGQLQCQGGRAQPLLGSARDLHWEMLEANGTQLELNCSWVHLDLGNDVAQPLMTLPGTACGPGLVCVDHQCQPVEILGTQECRSKCHGHGVCDSNRRCHCEEGWAPPDCTTHIRATSSLTTGLPLSLLLLLVLVLLGASYWHRARLRQRLCQLKGPSCQYRAAQSGPPERPGPPQRALLMPGAKSQGPTKPPPPRKPLPTDPQGQHPSADLPGPGAGILPSVVPSRPAPPPPAVSSLYL, from the exons ATGCGGCTGGCGCTGCTCTgggccctggggctcctgggggcGGGCAGCCCTCTGCCCTCCCGGCCGCTCCCAGATATAG GTGGCACTGAGGAGAAGCAGGCAAGGCCAGAGAGGGCCCTGAATGGGTCTTCGGAGCCCCAGATCCTTCAGGACAACCTCACGCTCAGCCTAGCAGAGGCACTTCAG ACCAGTCTGCCTGAGGCTTTGCGGATCAAATTGGAGTTGGATGGTGAGAGTCACATCCTGGAGCTGCTACAGAATAG GGAGCTAGTCTCAGGCCGTCCAACCCTGGTGTGGTACCAGCCTGATGGCACCCGGGTGGTCAGTGAGGGACACACTCTG GAGAACTGCTGCTACCATGGAAAAGTGCAGGGCCACGCCGACTCCTGGGTCTCTGTCTGCACCTGCTCCGGGCTCAG GGGCTTGGTGATCCTGTCCCCAGAGAGAAGCTACTCCCTggagctggggcctggggacCTCCAGGGTCCCCCTGTTATCTCCCGGCTCCAAGACCTCCTCCTGCCAGGCCACACTTGTGCCCTGAGCTGGCCTGCATCTGTGCCCACTCAGGCTCCACCAGAGCAGCCCCTGGGACAGCGTCACCTTCTCCGG TGGAGGCGGGACGTGGTGACAGAGACCAAGATTGTTGAGCTGGTGATTGTGGCTGACCGTTCCGAG GTCCAGAGGTACCGGGACTTCCAGAGCCTGCTGAACCGCACCTTGGAAGTGGCCCTCCTCCTGGACACA TTCTTCAGGCCTCTGAATGTCCGGGTGGCGCTCGTGGGCCTGGAGGCCTGGACCCAGCGTGACCTGATAGAGATAAGCCAGCACCCAGGTGTCACACTAGACAGCTTCCTCCGCTGGCGCCGGACAGACCTGCTGCCTCGGTTGCCCCACGACAGTGCCCAGCTGGTGAC TGCCACTTCATTCTCCGGGCCCATGGTGGGCATGGCCATTCAGAACTCCATCTGTTCTCCTGAATTCTCAGGAGGTGTGAACATG GACCACTCCACAAGCATCCTGGGAGTCGCCTCCTCAATAGCCCACGAGTTGGGCCACAGCCTAGGCCTGGGCCATGACTCACCTGGGAATAGCTGCCCCTGTCCAGGTCCAGCCCCAGCCAAGAGCTGCATCATGGAGGCCTCAACAGA CTTCCTGCCAGGCCTGAACTTCAGCAACTGCAGCCGACAGGCCCTGGAAAAAGCCCTCCTGGGTGGGATGGGCAGCTGCCTCTTTGAACGGCTCTCCGGTCTGCCCTCTACGGCCAGTGTCTGCGGAAATATGTTGGTGGAGCCCGGCGAGCAGTGTGACTGTGGATTCCCAGAT GACTGCACTGATCCTTGCTGTGATTACTTCACCTGCCAGCTGAGGCCAGGGGCACAGTGCGCGTCCGATGGACTCTGTTGTCAAAATTGCCAG CTGCGCCCGGCCGGCTGGCAGTGCCGCTCTACCAGAGGTGACTGCGACTTGCCCGAGTTCTGCCCAGGAGACAGCTCCCAGTGCCCCCCTGATGTCAGCCTGGGGGACGGTGAGCCGTGTGCTGGTGGACAGGCTGTGTGCATGCAAGGACGCTGTACCTCCTATGCCCAGCAGTGCCAGGCTCTCTGGGGGCCTGGGGCCCAGCCCGCCGCGCCACTTTGCCTCCTTACTGCCAACACTCGGGGGGACGCCTTTGGGAGCTGTGGGCGCAGCCCCGATGGCAGCTATGTGTCCTGTGCCCCTAG AGATGCCGTTTGTGGGCAGCTCCAGTGCCAGGGAGGGAGGGCCCAGCCTCTGCTGGGCTCAGCCCGGGATCTTCACTGGGAGATGCTGGAAGCCAACGGGACCCAGCTGGAACTGAACTGTAGCTGGGTACACCTGGACCTGGGCAACGACGTGGCCCAGCCCCTGATGACTCTGCCTGGCACAGCCTGTGGCCCCGGCCTG GTGTGCGTCGACCATCAATGCCAACCGGTGGAGATCCTGGGGACACAGGAATGTCGAAGCAAATGCCATGGGCATGGG GTCTGCGACAGCAACAGACGCTGCCACTGTGAGGAGGGTTGGGCGCCCCCAGACTGCACCACCCACATCAGAG CAACCAGCTCCCTGACCACAGGGCTGCCCCTCAGCCTCCTGTTGTTGCTGGTCCTGGTGCTGCTTGGTGCCAGCTACTGGCACCGTGCCCGCCTGCGCCAGAGACTCTGCCAGCTTAAGGGACCCAGCTGCCAATACAG GGCAGCCCAGTCTGGTCCCCCCGAACGCCCAGGACCCCCGCAGAGGGCTCTGCTGATGCCAGGTGCCAAG
- the ADAM15 gene encoding disintegrin and metalloproteinase domain-containing protein 15 isoform X3 yields MRLALLWALGLLGAGSPLPSRPLPDIGGTEEKQARPERALNGSSEPQILQDNLTLSLAEALQTSLPEALRIKLELDGESHILELLQNRELVSGRPTLVWYQPDGTRVVSEGHTLENCCYHGKVQGHADSWVSVCTCSGLRGLVILSPERSYSLELGPGDLQGPPVISRLQDLLLPGHTCALSWPASVPTQAPPEQPLGQRHLLRWRRDVVTETKIVELVIVADRSEVQRYRDFQSLLNRTLEVALLLDTFFRPLNVRVALVGLEAWTQRDLIEISQHPGVTLDSFLRWRRTDLLPRLPHDSAQLVTATSFSGPMVGMAIQNSICSPEFSGGVNMDHSTSILGVASSIAHELGHSLGLGHDSPGNSCPCPGPAPAKSCIMEASTDFLPGLNFSNCSRQALEKALLGGMGSCLFERLSGLPSTASVCGNMLVEPGEQCDCGFPDDCTDPCCDYFTCQLRPGAQCASDGLCCQNCQLRPAGWQCRSTRGDCDLPEFCPGDSSQCPPDVSLGDGEPCAGGQAVCMQGRCTSYAQQCQALWGPGAQPAAPLCLLTANTRGDAFGSCGRSPDGSYVSCAPRDAVCGQLQCQGGRAQPLLGSARDLHWEMLEANGTQLELNCSWVHLDLGNDVAQPLMTLPGTACGPGLVCVDHQCQPVEILGTQECRSKCHGHGVCDSNRRCHCEEGWAPPDCTTHIRATSSLTTGLPLSLLLLLVLVLLGASYWHRARLRQRLCQLKGPSCQYRAAQSGPPERPGPPQRALLMPGAKQASALGFPAPPSRPLPPDPVPKRLQSQGPTKPPPPRKPLPTDPQGQHPSADLPGPGAGILPSVVPSRPAPPPPAVSSLYL; encoded by the exons ATGCGGCTGGCGCTGCTCTgggccctggggctcctgggggcGGGCAGCCCTCTGCCCTCCCGGCCGCTCCCAGATATAG GTGGCACTGAGGAGAAGCAGGCAAGGCCAGAGAGGGCCCTGAATGGGTCTTCGGAGCCCCAGATCCTTCAGGACAACCTCACGCTCAGCCTAGCAGAGGCACTTCAG ACCAGTCTGCCTGAGGCTTTGCGGATCAAATTGGAGTTGGATGGTGAGAGTCACATCCTGGAGCTGCTACAGAATAG GGAGCTAGTCTCAGGCCGTCCAACCCTGGTGTGGTACCAGCCTGATGGCACCCGGGTGGTCAGTGAGGGACACACTCTG GAGAACTGCTGCTACCATGGAAAAGTGCAGGGCCACGCCGACTCCTGGGTCTCTGTCTGCACCTGCTCCGGGCTCAG GGGCTTGGTGATCCTGTCCCCAGAGAGAAGCTACTCCCTggagctggggcctggggacCTCCAGGGTCCCCCTGTTATCTCCCGGCTCCAAGACCTCCTCCTGCCAGGCCACACTTGTGCCCTGAGCTGGCCTGCATCTGTGCCCACTCAGGCTCCACCAGAGCAGCCCCTGGGACAGCGTCACCTTCTCCGG TGGAGGCGGGACGTGGTGACAGAGACCAAGATTGTTGAGCTGGTGATTGTGGCTGACCGTTCCGAG GTCCAGAGGTACCGGGACTTCCAGAGCCTGCTGAACCGCACCTTGGAAGTGGCCCTCCTCCTGGACACA TTCTTCAGGCCTCTGAATGTCCGGGTGGCGCTCGTGGGCCTGGAGGCCTGGACCCAGCGTGACCTGATAGAGATAAGCCAGCACCCAGGTGTCACACTAGACAGCTTCCTCCGCTGGCGCCGGACAGACCTGCTGCCTCGGTTGCCCCACGACAGTGCCCAGCTGGTGAC TGCCACTTCATTCTCCGGGCCCATGGTGGGCATGGCCATTCAGAACTCCATCTGTTCTCCTGAATTCTCAGGAGGTGTGAACATG GACCACTCCACAAGCATCCTGGGAGTCGCCTCCTCAATAGCCCACGAGTTGGGCCACAGCCTAGGCCTGGGCCATGACTCACCTGGGAATAGCTGCCCCTGTCCAGGTCCAGCCCCAGCCAAGAGCTGCATCATGGAGGCCTCAACAGA CTTCCTGCCAGGCCTGAACTTCAGCAACTGCAGCCGACAGGCCCTGGAAAAAGCCCTCCTGGGTGGGATGGGCAGCTGCCTCTTTGAACGGCTCTCCGGTCTGCCCTCTACGGCCAGTGTCTGCGGAAATATGTTGGTGGAGCCCGGCGAGCAGTGTGACTGTGGATTCCCAGAT GACTGCACTGATCCTTGCTGTGATTACTTCACCTGCCAGCTGAGGCCAGGGGCACAGTGCGCGTCCGATGGACTCTGTTGTCAAAATTGCCAG CTGCGCCCGGCCGGCTGGCAGTGCCGCTCTACCAGAGGTGACTGCGACTTGCCCGAGTTCTGCCCAGGAGACAGCTCCCAGTGCCCCCCTGATGTCAGCCTGGGGGACGGTGAGCCGTGTGCTGGTGGACAGGCTGTGTGCATGCAAGGACGCTGTACCTCCTATGCCCAGCAGTGCCAGGCTCTCTGGGGGCCTGGGGCCCAGCCCGCCGCGCCACTTTGCCTCCTTACTGCCAACACTCGGGGGGACGCCTTTGGGAGCTGTGGGCGCAGCCCCGATGGCAGCTATGTGTCCTGTGCCCCTAG AGATGCCGTTTGTGGGCAGCTCCAGTGCCAGGGAGGGAGGGCCCAGCCTCTGCTGGGCTCAGCCCGGGATCTTCACTGGGAGATGCTGGAAGCCAACGGGACCCAGCTGGAACTGAACTGTAGCTGGGTACACCTGGACCTGGGCAACGACGTGGCCCAGCCCCTGATGACTCTGCCTGGCACAGCCTGTGGCCCCGGCCTG GTGTGCGTCGACCATCAATGCCAACCGGTGGAGATCCTGGGGACACAGGAATGTCGAAGCAAATGCCATGGGCATGGG GTCTGCGACAGCAACAGACGCTGCCACTGTGAGGAGGGTTGGGCGCCCCCAGACTGCACCACCCACATCAGAG CAACCAGCTCCCTGACCACAGGGCTGCCCCTCAGCCTCCTGTTGTTGCTGGTCCTGGTGCTGCTTGGTGCCAGCTACTGGCACCGTGCCCGCCTGCGCCAGAGACTCTGCCAGCTTAAGGGACCCAGCTGCCAATACAG GGCAGCCCAGTCTGGTCCCCCCGAACGCCCAGGACCCCCGCAGAGGGCTCTGCTGATGCCAGGTGCCAAG
- the ADAM15 gene encoding disintegrin and metalloproteinase domain-containing protein 15 isoform X4, which yields MRLALLWALGLLGAGSPLPSRPLPDIGGTEEKQARPERALNGSSEPQILQDNLTLSLAEALQTSLPEALRIKLELDGESHILELLQNRELVSGRPTLVWYQPDGTRVVSEGHTLENCCYHGKVQGHADSWVSVCTCSGLRGLVILSPERSYSLELGPGDLQGPPVISRLQDLLLPGHTCALSWPASVPTQAPPEQPLGQRHLLRWRRDVVTETKIVELVIVADRSEVQRYRDFQSLLNRTLEVALLLDTFFRPLNVRVALVGLEAWTQRDLIEISQHPGVTLDSFLRWRRTDLLPRLPHDSAQLVTATSFSGPMVGMAIQNSICSPEFSGGVNMDHSTSILGVASSIAHELGHSLGLGHDSPGNSCPCPGPAPAKSCIMEASTDFLPGLNFSNCSRQALEKALLGGMGSCLFERLSGLPSTASVCGNMLVEPGEQCDCGFPDDCTDPCCDYFTCQLRPGAQCASDGLCCQNCQLRPAGWQCRSTRGDCDLPEFCPGDSSQCPPDVSLGDGEPCAGGQAVCMQGRCTSYAQQCQALWGPGAQPAAPLCLLTANTRGDAFGSCGRSPDGSYVSCAPRDAVCGQLQCQGGRAQPLLGSARDLHWEMLEANGTQLELNCSWVHLDLGNDVAQPLMTLPGTACGPGLVCVDHQCQPVEILGTQECRSKCHGHGVCDSNRRCHCEEGWAPPDCTTHIRATSSLTTGLPLSLLLLLVLVLLGASYWHRARLRQRLCQLKGPSCQYRAAQSGPPERPGPPQRALLMPGAKAELADRPNPPTRPLPADPVVRYPKSQGPTKPPPPRKPLPTDPQGQHPSADLPGPGAGILPSVVPSRPAPPPPAVSSLYL from the exons ATGCGGCTGGCGCTGCTCTgggccctggggctcctgggggcGGGCAGCCCTCTGCCCTCCCGGCCGCTCCCAGATATAG GTGGCACTGAGGAGAAGCAGGCAAGGCCAGAGAGGGCCCTGAATGGGTCTTCGGAGCCCCAGATCCTTCAGGACAACCTCACGCTCAGCCTAGCAGAGGCACTTCAG ACCAGTCTGCCTGAGGCTTTGCGGATCAAATTGGAGTTGGATGGTGAGAGTCACATCCTGGAGCTGCTACAGAATAG GGAGCTAGTCTCAGGCCGTCCAACCCTGGTGTGGTACCAGCCTGATGGCACCCGGGTGGTCAGTGAGGGACACACTCTG GAGAACTGCTGCTACCATGGAAAAGTGCAGGGCCACGCCGACTCCTGGGTCTCTGTCTGCACCTGCTCCGGGCTCAG GGGCTTGGTGATCCTGTCCCCAGAGAGAAGCTACTCCCTggagctggggcctggggacCTCCAGGGTCCCCCTGTTATCTCCCGGCTCCAAGACCTCCTCCTGCCAGGCCACACTTGTGCCCTGAGCTGGCCTGCATCTGTGCCCACTCAGGCTCCACCAGAGCAGCCCCTGGGACAGCGTCACCTTCTCCGG TGGAGGCGGGACGTGGTGACAGAGACCAAGATTGTTGAGCTGGTGATTGTGGCTGACCGTTCCGAG GTCCAGAGGTACCGGGACTTCCAGAGCCTGCTGAACCGCACCTTGGAAGTGGCCCTCCTCCTGGACACA TTCTTCAGGCCTCTGAATGTCCGGGTGGCGCTCGTGGGCCTGGAGGCCTGGACCCAGCGTGACCTGATAGAGATAAGCCAGCACCCAGGTGTCACACTAGACAGCTTCCTCCGCTGGCGCCGGACAGACCTGCTGCCTCGGTTGCCCCACGACAGTGCCCAGCTGGTGAC TGCCACTTCATTCTCCGGGCCCATGGTGGGCATGGCCATTCAGAACTCCATCTGTTCTCCTGAATTCTCAGGAGGTGTGAACATG GACCACTCCACAAGCATCCTGGGAGTCGCCTCCTCAATAGCCCACGAGTTGGGCCACAGCCTAGGCCTGGGCCATGACTCACCTGGGAATAGCTGCCCCTGTCCAGGTCCAGCCCCAGCCAAGAGCTGCATCATGGAGGCCTCAACAGA CTTCCTGCCAGGCCTGAACTTCAGCAACTGCAGCCGACAGGCCCTGGAAAAAGCCCTCCTGGGTGGGATGGGCAGCTGCCTCTTTGAACGGCTCTCCGGTCTGCCCTCTACGGCCAGTGTCTGCGGAAATATGTTGGTGGAGCCCGGCGAGCAGTGTGACTGTGGATTCCCAGAT GACTGCACTGATCCTTGCTGTGATTACTTCACCTGCCAGCTGAGGCCAGGGGCACAGTGCGCGTCCGATGGACTCTGTTGTCAAAATTGCCAG CTGCGCCCGGCCGGCTGGCAGTGCCGCTCTACCAGAGGTGACTGCGACTTGCCCGAGTTCTGCCCAGGAGACAGCTCCCAGTGCCCCCCTGATGTCAGCCTGGGGGACGGTGAGCCGTGTGCTGGTGGACAGGCTGTGTGCATGCAAGGACGCTGTACCTCCTATGCCCAGCAGTGCCAGGCTCTCTGGGGGCCTGGGGCCCAGCCCGCCGCGCCACTTTGCCTCCTTACTGCCAACACTCGGGGGGACGCCTTTGGGAGCTGTGGGCGCAGCCCCGATGGCAGCTATGTGTCCTGTGCCCCTAG AGATGCCGTTTGTGGGCAGCTCCAGTGCCAGGGAGGGAGGGCCCAGCCTCTGCTGGGCTCAGCCCGGGATCTTCACTGGGAGATGCTGGAAGCCAACGGGACCCAGCTGGAACTGAACTGTAGCTGGGTACACCTGGACCTGGGCAACGACGTGGCCCAGCCCCTGATGACTCTGCCTGGCACAGCCTGTGGCCCCGGCCTG GTGTGCGTCGACCATCAATGCCAACCGGTGGAGATCCTGGGGACACAGGAATGTCGAAGCAAATGCCATGGGCATGGG GTCTGCGACAGCAACAGACGCTGCCACTGTGAGGAGGGTTGGGCGCCCCCAGACTGCACCACCCACATCAGAG CAACCAGCTCCCTGACCACAGGGCTGCCCCTCAGCCTCCTGTTGTTGCTGGTCCTGGTGCTGCTTGGTGCCAGCTACTGGCACCGTGCCCGCCTGCGCCAGAGACTCTGCCAGCTTAAGGGACCCAGCTGCCAATACAG GGCAGCCCAGTCTGGTCCCCCCGAACGCCCAGGACCCCCGCAGAGGGCTCTGCTGATGCCAGGTGCCAAG